Proteins encoded in a region of the Populus alba chromosome 13, ASM523922v2, whole genome shotgun sequence genome:
- the LOC118036442 gene encoding putative lysine-specific demethylase JMJ16 isoform X1, translating into MGTELIRVHVKEENDDIPSVPPGFESFAAFTLKRVQDGEKQESNVTSCSATTSASESQSVKMDTDFEDEAKVTRSLRRRPWIKFEHLDSCSEDESDSVKLNQQNLSLRSRLPKGVIRGCPQCSNCQKVSARWHPESARKLDIEDAPVFYPTEEEFEDTLKYIASIRPKAEQYGICRIVPPPSWKPPCLLKEKTIWEGSTFATRVQRVDKLQNRDSMRKRSTMSNHTRKKRRRCMRMAVDCGTDIGSISGSNDAGVCEAERFGFEPGPLFTLDTFQKYADDFKAQYFRKNENAINKGGDMTTFQKTCEPTLDNIEGEYWRIVEKATEEIEVLYGADLETGVFGSGFPKTSNEVGSATNDRYTKSGWNLNNFPRLPGSVLSFESGDISGVLVPWLYIGMCFSSFCWHVEDHHLYSLNYMHWGAQKMWYGVPGKDAIKLEETMRKHLPDLFEEQPDLLHKLVTQLSPNILRSEGVPVYRCVQNSGEFVLTFPRAYHSGFNCGFNCAEAVNVAPVDWLPHGQTAIELYCEQRRRTSISHDKLLLGAAREAVRAHWELNLLKRNTLDNLRWKDVCGKNGILAKAFKERVETERVRRQFLCNSSPTLKMESDFDATSERECSVCLFDLHLSAAGCHCSPDKFACLAHAKQLCSCAWGAKFFLFRYDISELNILLEALEGKLSAVYRWARLDLGLALTSFVSKDNTQDVKLSYSPIRTATEPVRSHTPADPCRDLPWRAISSDIRMNSSGICSQIALEEEKKPPEGTPSKDVRASSVSHSSFQGIERDNDNLKLNQKGSSLLSTNLRTLVCLLSQEDTSYAAGLASDKCEGKKPSTLGNNNVILLSDDEGDEQKPILERAKENVSGKLSILHYSSCNDNKDSILTVPVVDGAVKSEKNVSLFPDEQKNNSSSAPVVQVKDGYHQDGGKVLEFNQKNVSCHTGPSTAGFGRNVQNSSTNRDTSRDNGMTDVGGQHPQPCGIGKLNNADKMGGNATSTSLDNSRIMAGSPSSSQNNLERHYRQKGPRIAKVVRRINCNVEPLEFGVVLSGKSWCNSQAIFPKGFRSRVRYISVLDPANMCYYVSEILDAGRNGPLFMVSLEHCPNEVFFHVSAARCWEMVRERVNQEITKQHKSGRMNLPPLQPPGSLDGFEMFGFSSPAIVQAIEALDRNRVCTDYWDSRPYSRPQGQIPQHSQSIVSAGHSQGTHEDQTISKAPGSQFLPVEADTILRGLFKKASPEELTALSRILSGNKPTANPGLITQLLNEEICHRPR; encoded by the exons ATGGGAACTGAACTCATTAGAGTACATGTTAAGGAGGAGAATGATGATATCCCATCAGTTCCACCTGGTTTCGAGTCTTTTGCAGCTTTCACCTTAAAAAGGGTGCAAGATGGtgaaaaacaagaaagtaaTGTAACCAGTTGTTCAGCCACTACAAGCGCTTCTGAATCACAGTCAGTCAAGATGGACACAGACTTTGAGGATGAAGCAAAAGTTACGAGGTCCCTTCGACGCAGACCCTGGATAAAGTTTGAACATTTGGATAGCTGTTCAGAGGACGAGTCTGATTCTGTGAAGCTTAATCAA CAGAATCTCTCCTTAAGGTCTCGCCTTCCCAAGGGAGTGATCCGTGGATGTCCACAATGCAGTAATTGCCaaaag GTCAGTGCAAGATGGCATCCAGAAAGTGCCCGTAAGCTTGATATTGAGGATGCTCCTGTATTCTACCcaactgaagag GAGTTTGAAGATACTTTGAAATATATTGCTAGCATACGGCCTAAAGCTGAACAATATGGAATCTGTCGCATTGTTCCTCCTCCTTCTTGGAAACCTCCCTGTCTCCTTAAGGAAAAAACTATTTGGGAGGGCTCTACGTTTGCAACTCGTGTCCAGAGGGTTGACAAACTGCAGAACCGGGACTCTATGAGAAAGAGGTCAACGATGTCTAATCATAcaaggaagaaaaggagaagatgcATGAGAATGGCAGTCGATTGTGGTACAGATATTGGAAGCATCTCAGGGTCAAATGATGCTGGTGTTTGTGAAGCTGAGAGATTTGGGTTTGAACCTGGCCCACTGTTTACTTTGGATACATTTCAGAAATATGCTGATGATTTCAAGGCCCAGTACTTCAGGAAGAATGAGAATGCTATTAATAAGGGAGGCGATATGACAACGTTTCAGAAGACTTGTGAACCTACATTGGATAATATTGAGGGCGAATATTGGCGAATTGTAGAGAAAGCAACTGAAGAAATTGAG GTCCTTTATGGGGCTGATCTGGAAACTGGGGTTTTTGGCAGTGGTTTTCCAAAAACATCTAATGAAGTTGGTTCTGCAACAAATGATCGTTATACAAAATCAGGCTGGAACCTGAATAACTTTCCGAGGCTTCCTGGATCCGTTCTTTCCTTTGAAAGTGGGGATATATCCGGTGTTTTGGTGCCATGGCTGTATATAGGGATGTGCTTCTCCTCCTTCTGTTGG CATGTCGAAGATCATCACCTATATTCACTGAATTACATGCATTGGGGCGCACAAAAGATGTGGTATGGTGTGCCAGGGAAGGATGCCATTAAATTGGAAGAGACCATGAGAAAGCATTTACCTGATCTTTTTGAAGAACAACCCGACTTGCTTCATAAGCTG GTGACTCAGCTTTCCCCCAACATACTAAGATCTGAAGGAGTGCCTGTCTATCGTTGTGTTCAGAATTCCGGAGAGTTTGTGCTAACCTTTCCTCGAGCATATCATTCGGGGTTTAATTGTGGTTTCAATTGTGCGGAGGCAGTGAATGTAGCTCCTGTTGACTGGTTGCCCCATGGACAGACTGCTATAGAGCTGTACTGTGAGCAGAGACGGAGGACTTCCATCTCCCATGATAAACTGTTGCTTGGGGCAGCAAGGGAAGCAGTCAGAGCACATTGGGAACTGAATTTACTTAAGAGGAATACCTTGGATAACTTAAGATGGAAAGACGTGTGTGGAAAGAATGGAATATTAGCAAAAGCATTCAAG GAACGTGTGGAGACAGAGCGTGTGAGGAGACAATTTCTCTGCAACTCTTCCCCAACATTGAAGATGGAGAGTGATTTTGATGCCACAAGTGAGAGGGAATGCAGTGTTTGCCTTTTTGATTTGCATCTGTCTGCAGCAGGGTGTCATTGCTCTCCAGATAAGTTTGCATGCTTGGCTCATGCAAAGCAGTTGTGCTCATGTGCTTGGGGTGCCAAATTTTTCCTGTTTCGCTATGATATCAGCGAATTAAATATCCTCCTGGAGGCATTGGAGGGAAAATTGAGTGCAGTGTACCGATGGGCAAGACTAGATCTTGGACTCGCTCTGACGAGTTTCGTTTCCAAGGACAACACGCAAgatgttaaattatcttattctCCAATAAGAACAGCAACTGAACCTGTGAGATCACACACACCAGCAGATCCTTGTAGAGATTTACCATGGAGAGCAATATCTAGTGATATTAGAATGAATTCATCTGGGATCTGTAGTCAGATAGCAttggaagaagagaagaaaccaCCTGAAGGCACTCCTTCAAAAGATGTGAGGGCATCATCTGTATCTCATAGTTCTTTTCAAGGAATTGAGAGGGACAATGACAATTTGAAGCTAAACCAAAAAGGTTCTAGTCTTTTGTCTACCAATTTAAGAACGCTAGTTTGCCTGTTGTCTCAAGAAGACACATCTTATGCTGCAGGCCTGGCTTCAGATAAATGTGAAGGGAAGAAGCCTTCAACTTTGGGTAATAACAATGTTATTCTTCTTAGTGATGATGAAGGTGATGAACAGAAGCCAATTTTAGAAAGGGCAAAAGAAAATGTTTCCGGGAAGCTATCAATTTTGCATTATAGTTCATGTAATGACAATAAAGATTCAATCTTAACTGTTCCTGTGGTTGATGGAGCAGTTAAGAGTGAAAAGAATGTCAGTTTGTTTCctgatgaacaaaaaaataattcttcatcTGCTCCTGTGGTGCAAGTGAAGGATGGCTATCATCAAGATGGTGGAAAGGTTTTGGAATTTAATCAAAAGAATGTTTCTTGCCACACAGGTCCTAGCACAGCAGGATTTGGTAGGAATGTTCAGAATTCCTCAACTAATAGAGATACCAGTAGGGATAACGGAATGACAGATGTTGGGGGTCAGCATCCACAGCCATGTGGCATTGGAAAGCTTAACAATGCAGACAAGATGGGAGGAAATGCCACCTCAACTTCATTGGACAACTCGAGAATTATGGCAGGTAGCCCATCTTCCTCACAAAATAACTTGGAGAGACACTACCGCCAGAAGGGTCCCCGAATTGCCAAGGTAGTGCGAAGGATCAATTGCAATGTTGAACCTCTGGAATTTGGGGTTGTGCTTTCTGGAAAGTCATGGTGCAACAGCCAAGCAATTTTTCCCAAAG GATTTAGAAGTCGAGTTAGGTACATAAGTGTTCTAGATCCAGCAAATATGTGTTACTATGTCTCCGAAATACTGGATGCAGGGCGAAACGGTCCTCTATTTATG GTTTCCTTGGAGCATTGCCCAAATGAggtattttttcatgtttcagcAGCCAGATGCTGGGAAAtggtgagagagagagtgaaTCAGGAGATCACAAAGCAGCATAAATCTGGAAGAATGAATCTTCCTCCCTTACAACCTCCTGGAAGTCTTGATGGCTTTGAAATGTTTGGGTTTTCTTCACCAGCAATTGTGCAG GCCATAGAAGCATTAGACAGGAATCGAGTTTGTACAGATTATTGGGACTCCAGGCCATATTCACGGCCACAAGGACAGATTCCGCAACATTCTCAATCCATAGTCAGTGCAGGGCATTCCCAGGGAACACATGAGGACCAGACTATTAGTAAAGCCCCCGGGAGCCAGTTTTTACCAGTTGAAGCTGATACGATTCTTAGAGGTCTATTCAAGAAGGCAAGCCCAGAAGAATTGACCGCACTGAGTCGTATTTTAAGTGGCAATAAGCCAACAGCTAATCCTGGTCTAATCACACAGCTTCTTAATGAAGAGATTTGCCACCGTCCTAGATGA
- the LOC118036442 gene encoding putative lysine-specific demethylase JMJ16 isoform X2 has product MGTELIRVHVKEENDDIPSVPPGFESFAAFTLKRVQDGEKQESNVTSCSATTSASESQSVKMDTDFEDEAKVTRSLRRRPWIKFEHLDSCSEDESDSVKLNQNLSLRSRLPKGVIRGCPQCSNCQKVSARWHPESARKLDIEDAPVFYPTEEEFEDTLKYIASIRPKAEQYGICRIVPPPSWKPPCLLKEKTIWEGSTFATRVQRVDKLQNRDSMRKRSTMSNHTRKKRRRCMRMAVDCGTDIGSISGSNDAGVCEAERFGFEPGPLFTLDTFQKYADDFKAQYFRKNENAINKGGDMTTFQKTCEPTLDNIEGEYWRIVEKATEEIEVLYGADLETGVFGSGFPKTSNEVGSATNDRYTKSGWNLNNFPRLPGSVLSFESGDISGVLVPWLYIGMCFSSFCWHVEDHHLYSLNYMHWGAQKMWYGVPGKDAIKLEETMRKHLPDLFEEQPDLLHKLVTQLSPNILRSEGVPVYRCVQNSGEFVLTFPRAYHSGFNCGFNCAEAVNVAPVDWLPHGQTAIELYCEQRRRTSISHDKLLLGAAREAVRAHWELNLLKRNTLDNLRWKDVCGKNGILAKAFKERVETERVRRQFLCNSSPTLKMESDFDATSERECSVCLFDLHLSAAGCHCSPDKFACLAHAKQLCSCAWGAKFFLFRYDISELNILLEALEGKLSAVYRWARLDLGLALTSFVSKDNTQDVKLSYSPIRTATEPVRSHTPADPCRDLPWRAISSDIRMNSSGICSQIALEEEKKPPEGTPSKDVRASSVSHSSFQGIERDNDNLKLNQKGSSLLSTNLRTLVCLLSQEDTSYAAGLASDKCEGKKPSTLGNNNVILLSDDEGDEQKPILERAKENVSGKLSILHYSSCNDNKDSILTVPVVDGAVKSEKNVSLFPDEQKNNSSSAPVVQVKDGYHQDGGKVLEFNQKNVSCHTGPSTAGFGRNVQNSSTNRDTSRDNGMTDVGGQHPQPCGIGKLNNADKMGGNATSTSLDNSRIMAGSPSSSQNNLERHYRQKGPRIAKVVRRINCNVEPLEFGVVLSGKSWCNSQAIFPKGFRSRVRYISVLDPANMCYYVSEILDAGRNGPLFMVSLEHCPNEVFFHVSAARCWEMVRERVNQEITKQHKSGRMNLPPLQPPGSLDGFEMFGFSSPAIVQAIEALDRNRVCTDYWDSRPYSRPQGQIPQHSQSIVSAGHSQGTHEDQTISKAPGSQFLPVEADTILRGLFKKASPEELTALSRILSGNKPTANPGLITQLLNEEICHRPR; this is encoded by the exons ATGGGAACTGAACTCATTAGAGTACATGTTAAGGAGGAGAATGATGATATCCCATCAGTTCCACCTGGTTTCGAGTCTTTTGCAGCTTTCACCTTAAAAAGGGTGCAAGATGGtgaaaaacaagaaagtaaTGTAACCAGTTGTTCAGCCACTACAAGCGCTTCTGAATCACAGTCAGTCAAGATGGACACAGACTTTGAGGATGAAGCAAAAGTTACGAGGTCCCTTCGACGCAGACCCTGGATAAAGTTTGAACATTTGGATAGCTGTTCAGAGGACGAGTCTGATTCTGTGAAGCTTAATCAA AATCTCTCCTTAAGGTCTCGCCTTCCCAAGGGAGTGATCCGTGGATGTCCACAATGCAGTAATTGCCaaaag GTCAGTGCAAGATGGCATCCAGAAAGTGCCCGTAAGCTTGATATTGAGGATGCTCCTGTATTCTACCcaactgaagag GAGTTTGAAGATACTTTGAAATATATTGCTAGCATACGGCCTAAAGCTGAACAATATGGAATCTGTCGCATTGTTCCTCCTCCTTCTTGGAAACCTCCCTGTCTCCTTAAGGAAAAAACTATTTGGGAGGGCTCTACGTTTGCAACTCGTGTCCAGAGGGTTGACAAACTGCAGAACCGGGACTCTATGAGAAAGAGGTCAACGATGTCTAATCATAcaaggaagaaaaggagaagatgcATGAGAATGGCAGTCGATTGTGGTACAGATATTGGAAGCATCTCAGGGTCAAATGATGCTGGTGTTTGTGAAGCTGAGAGATTTGGGTTTGAACCTGGCCCACTGTTTACTTTGGATACATTTCAGAAATATGCTGATGATTTCAAGGCCCAGTACTTCAGGAAGAATGAGAATGCTATTAATAAGGGAGGCGATATGACAACGTTTCAGAAGACTTGTGAACCTACATTGGATAATATTGAGGGCGAATATTGGCGAATTGTAGAGAAAGCAACTGAAGAAATTGAG GTCCTTTATGGGGCTGATCTGGAAACTGGGGTTTTTGGCAGTGGTTTTCCAAAAACATCTAATGAAGTTGGTTCTGCAACAAATGATCGTTATACAAAATCAGGCTGGAACCTGAATAACTTTCCGAGGCTTCCTGGATCCGTTCTTTCCTTTGAAAGTGGGGATATATCCGGTGTTTTGGTGCCATGGCTGTATATAGGGATGTGCTTCTCCTCCTTCTGTTGG CATGTCGAAGATCATCACCTATATTCACTGAATTACATGCATTGGGGCGCACAAAAGATGTGGTATGGTGTGCCAGGGAAGGATGCCATTAAATTGGAAGAGACCATGAGAAAGCATTTACCTGATCTTTTTGAAGAACAACCCGACTTGCTTCATAAGCTG GTGACTCAGCTTTCCCCCAACATACTAAGATCTGAAGGAGTGCCTGTCTATCGTTGTGTTCAGAATTCCGGAGAGTTTGTGCTAACCTTTCCTCGAGCATATCATTCGGGGTTTAATTGTGGTTTCAATTGTGCGGAGGCAGTGAATGTAGCTCCTGTTGACTGGTTGCCCCATGGACAGACTGCTATAGAGCTGTACTGTGAGCAGAGACGGAGGACTTCCATCTCCCATGATAAACTGTTGCTTGGGGCAGCAAGGGAAGCAGTCAGAGCACATTGGGAACTGAATTTACTTAAGAGGAATACCTTGGATAACTTAAGATGGAAAGACGTGTGTGGAAAGAATGGAATATTAGCAAAAGCATTCAAG GAACGTGTGGAGACAGAGCGTGTGAGGAGACAATTTCTCTGCAACTCTTCCCCAACATTGAAGATGGAGAGTGATTTTGATGCCACAAGTGAGAGGGAATGCAGTGTTTGCCTTTTTGATTTGCATCTGTCTGCAGCAGGGTGTCATTGCTCTCCAGATAAGTTTGCATGCTTGGCTCATGCAAAGCAGTTGTGCTCATGTGCTTGGGGTGCCAAATTTTTCCTGTTTCGCTATGATATCAGCGAATTAAATATCCTCCTGGAGGCATTGGAGGGAAAATTGAGTGCAGTGTACCGATGGGCAAGACTAGATCTTGGACTCGCTCTGACGAGTTTCGTTTCCAAGGACAACACGCAAgatgttaaattatcttattctCCAATAAGAACAGCAACTGAACCTGTGAGATCACACACACCAGCAGATCCTTGTAGAGATTTACCATGGAGAGCAATATCTAGTGATATTAGAATGAATTCATCTGGGATCTGTAGTCAGATAGCAttggaagaagagaagaaaccaCCTGAAGGCACTCCTTCAAAAGATGTGAGGGCATCATCTGTATCTCATAGTTCTTTTCAAGGAATTGAGAGGGACAATGACAATTTGAAGCTAAACCAAAAAGGTTCTAGTCTTTTGTCTACCAATTTAAGAACGCTAGTTTGCCTGTTGTCTCAAGAAGACACATCTTATGCTGCAGGCCTGGCTTCAGATAAATGTGAAGGGAAGAAGCCTTCAACTTTGGGTAATAACAATGTTATTCTTCTTAGTGATGATGAAGGTGATGAACAGAAGCCAATTTTAGAAAGGGCAAAAGAAAATGTTTCCGGGAAGCTATCAATTTTGCATTATAGTTCATGTAATGACAATAAAGATTCAATCTTAACTGTTCCTGTGGTTGATGGAGCAGTTAAGAGTGAAAAGAATGTCAGTTTGTTTCctgatgaacaaaaaaataattcttcatcTGCTCCTGTGGTGCAAGTGAAGGATGGCTATCATCAAGATGGTGGAAAGGTTTTGGAATTTAATCAAAAGAATGTTTCTTGCCACACAGGTCCTAGCACAGCAGGATTTGGTAGGAATGTTCAGAATTCCTCAACTAATAGAGATACCAGTAGGGATAACGGAATGACAGATGTTGGGGGTCAGCATCCACAGCCATGTGGCATTGGAAAGCTTAACAATGCAGACAAGATGGGAGGAAATGCCACCTCAACTTCATTGGACAACTCGAGAATTATGGCAGGTAGCCCATCTTCCTCACAAAATAACTTGGAGAGACACTACCGCCAGAAGGGTCCCCGAATTGCCAAGGTAGTGCGAAGGATCAATTGCAATGTTGAACCTCTGGAATTTGGGGTTGTGCTTTCTGGAAAGTCATGGTGCAACAGCCAAGCAATTTTTCCCAAAG GATTTAGAAGTCGAGTTAGGTACATAAGTGTTCTAGATCCAGCAAATATGTGTTACTATGTCTCCGAAATACTGGATGCAGGGCGAAACGGTCCTCTATTTATG GTTTCCTTGGAGCATTGCCCAAATGAggtattttttcatgtttcagcAGCCAGATGCTGGGAAAtggtgagagagagagtgaaTCAGGAGATCACAAAGCAGCATAAATCTGGAAGAATGAATCTTCCTCCCTTACAACCTCCTGGAAGTCTTGATGGCTTTGAAATGTTTGGGTTTTCTTCACCAGCAATTGTGCAG GCCATAGAAGCATTAGACAGGAATCGAGTTTGTACAGATTATTGGGACTCCAGGCCATATTCACGGCCACAAGGACAGATTCCGCAACATTCTCAATCCATAGTCAGTGCAGGGCATTCCCAGGGAACACATGAGGACCAGACTATTAGTAAAGCCCCCGGGAGCCAGTTTTTACCAGTTGAAGCTGATACGATTCTTAGAGGTCTATTCAAGAAGGCAAGCCCAGAAGAATTGACCGCACTGAGTCGTATTTTAAGTGGCAATAAGCCAACAGCTAATCCTGGTCTAATCACACAGCTTCTTAATGAAGAGATTTGCCACCGTCCTAGATGA